The following proteins come from a genomic window of Diprion similis isolate iyDipSimi1 chromosome 8, iyDipSimi1.1, whole genome shotgun sequence:
- the LOC124408821 gene encoding COMM domain-containing protein 3, with product MELSESTIKGLSSLQNPKIINDVIFGNLIDIAVLQLCEKSEDKYVAQLYGSKPDVVKEIFGNLSSLLIDAARLDLDGEKLNLALSNVNITGPRVKKLCDAYVSNKEGIQASLIRIGNSLPHVVDVNWKLDYCVKSNIEDSIGSQLYTIQFSTINQGKPEFMKFACTTQQLQELVYKLKDAVRHVEKVANV from the exons ATGGAATTGAGTGAAAGTACGATCAAGGGTCTGTCCAGTCTGCAGAATCCGAAGATAATCAATGATGTTatatttggaaatttgattgaTATAGCAGTTTTACAGTTGtgtgaaaaatctgaagacAAAT ATGTAGCTCAACTCTACGGATCAAAACCAGATGttgtcaaagaaatttttggcaatttATCGAGTCTGTTGATCGATGCAGCCCGTCTTGACCTCgatggagaaaaattgaatctcgCTCTCTCAAATGTAAATATCACTGGTCCCAGAGTAAAGAAACTATGTGATGCTTACGTGAGTAATAAAGAAGGTATCCAGGCATCGCTGATCAGAATCGGCAATAGCTTACCACACGTCGTTGATGTCAATTGGAAGTTAGACTACTGTGTTAAG TCAAACATAGAAGACTCCATTGGTTCCCAATTATATACCATTCAATTCAGCACGATTAATCAGGGAAAGCCAGAGTTCATGAAGTTCGCTTGCACAACTCAACAGCTTCAAGAACTTGTGTATAAATTGAAGGATGCTGTTAGACACGTGGAAAAAGTTGCCAATGTTTGA